From the Pirellulales bacterium genome, one window contains:
- a CDS encoding acetylxylan esterase, whose translation MMPSHIRPPSPQALLAVVILSYASLVQADAPRALPPGKLPADKRLAEPKDLDGYFPLNVPATAEEWRKRAERVRRQAKVATGIWPMPNSTPVNAVVHGRVDRNEYTVDRVYLESYPGHFVTGSLYRPKGRNGKLPAVLCPHGHWANGRFVDQGVAMARQQIADGAERFVSSGRFPLQARCVQLARMGCLVFHYDMLGYADSQQISYELAHRYGKIRPQMESADQWGLFSAQAELRLQSVMGLQTYNSVRALDWIGGLPEVDATRIGVTGASGGGTQTFILCAVDSRPAAAFPAVMVSTAMQGGCTCENCSLLRIDTGNIELAGLFAPKPLGMTGADDWTKEIATKGLPELKQLYKLLGAEANVMAKPLVQFPHNYNYVSRAAMYSWFNKHLKLGYTDPIVEEDFVPLSVAEMTVWDDAHPKPAGGDDYERSLIKQMTQDAERQIAALQPRDAATLTKYREVVGGAVEAILGHSLAEIGSPEFEKSVEEDRGDYTEFAGLLRNPLHGQELPVAFLLPKNWNKRAVLWIDGSGKAGLYATDGKPRPEVMKLVAAGTSVGGIDLLGQGEFVAAGQPPMKNRRVKNPREFAGYTYGYNHPLFASRVHDVLALVAFAKLNEHKPERVDLVGMNGAGPWVAAAAALAGPAIDHVAIDTAGFRFQRLSSFDDPAFLPGAVKYGDIPALLALSAPRPLWLAGEKGEAAALVRKSYAAAGQPAKLVESAGEPSSAVLEAVNWLLKE comes from the coding sequence ATGATGCCGTCTCACATCCGTCCACCGTCGCCCCAGGCCCTCCTGGCAGTCGTAATCCTATCTTACGCATCGCTGGTCCAGGCCGACGCGCCGCGGGCGCTGCCGCCGGGCAAGCTCCCCGCCGACAAACGGTTGGCCGAGCCGAAAGACCTGGACGGCTATTTCCCCCTGAACGTGCCGGCCACGGCTGAAGAGTGGCGGAAGCGTGCCGAGCGCGTGCGGCGGCAAGCCAAAGTGGCCACTGGAATATGGCCCATGCCCAACTCGACGCCGGTCAATGCCGTCGTGCATGGCCGCGTCGATCGCAATGAGTACACGGTTGACCGAGTGTACCTCGAAAGCTATCCGGGCCATTTTGTGACGGGCAGCCTTTATCGCCCAAAAGGCCGCAACGGCAAACTGCCGGCGGTGCTCTGCCCGCACGGACATTGGGCCAACGGCCGCTTCGTCGATCAGGGCGTGGCGATGGCCCGGCAGCAGATCGCCGATGGAGCGGAGCGGTTCGTCAGCAGCGGCCGCTTTCCGTTGCAGGCCCGTTGCGTGCAGCTTGCCCGCATGGGCTGCCTCGTGTTCCACTATGACATGCTGGGCTACGCCGACAGCCAGCAAATCTCGTACGAGCTGGCCCACCGATATGGAAAGATCCGTCCGCAGATGGAATCGGCCGACCAATGGGGACTGTTCAGCGCTCAGGCCGAGTTGCGTCTGCAATCGGTGATGGGCCTGCAGACGTATAACTCCGTTCGGGCACTCGACTGGATAGGCGGCTTGCCGGAGGTCGACGCCACGCGCATCGGCGTGACGGGCGCCAGCGGCGGTGGCACACAGACATTCATCTTATGCGCGGTCGATTCGCGGCCGGCGGCGGCCTTTCCGGCCGTGATGGTCTCGACGGCCATGCAGGGCGGCTGTACCTGCGAGAACTGCAGCCTGCTGCGGATCGACACCGGCAACATCGAGCTGGCCGGCCTGTTTGCTCCCAAACCATTGGGAATGACCGGCGCCGACGACTGGACCAAAGAGATCGCCACCAAGGGCCTGCCCGAACTGAAGCAACTTTACAAGCTGCTCGGCGCGGAAGCAAACGTGATGGCAAAGCCGCTGGTGCAATTTCCGCACAACTACAATTACGTCAGCCGGGCGGCGATGTACTCGTGGTTCAACAAGCATCTCAAGCTCGGCTATACCGACCCGATCGTGGAAGAAGACTTCGTGCCGCTCTCGGTCGCGGAGATGACGGTCTGGGACGACGCGCATCCCAAGCCGGCCGGCGGCGACGATTATGAGCGGAGCCTGATCAAGCAAATGACGCAGGACGCCGAGCGGCAGATCGCCGCGCTTCAGCCGCGCGATGCCGCGACGCTGACGAAATACCGAGAGGTGGTGGGAGGCGCCGTCGAGGCCATCCTGGGTCATTCGCTGGCCGAAATCGGCTCGCCGGAATTCGAGAAATCGGTGGAAGAAGATCGCGGCGACTACACGGAATTCGCGGGCCTGCTGCGAAACCCGCTGCACGGCCAAGAGCTTCCTGTGGCGTTCTTGCTGCCCAAGAATTGGAACAAGCGGGCCGTGCTGTGGATCGACGGTTCGGGCAAGGCCGGGTTGTACGCTACGGACGGCAAGCCTCGGCCGGAGGTGATGAAGCTGGTGGCGGCGGGCACTTCGGTCGGCGGCATCGACTTGCTGGGGCAAGGTGAGTTTGTGGCCGCGGGTCAGCCGCCGATGAAGAACCGCCGCGTCAAAAACCCGCGGGAATTCGCCGGCTACACCTACGGCTACAACCATCCGCTGTTTGCCTCGCGGGTCCACGATGTTTTGGCACTGGTCGCTTTTGCCAAGCTGAACGAGCACAAGCCGGAACGGGTCGATCTGGTGGGCATGAACGGGGCCGGGCCGTGGGTCGCGGCGGCCGCCGCTCTGGCAGGCCCGGCCATCGACCACGTTGCCATCGACACCGCCGGTTTCCGTTTTCAGCGGCTGAGCAGCTTCGACGACCCGGCGTTTCTGCCCGGCGCGGTGAAGTATGGAGACATCCCGGCCTTGCTGGCCCTTTCGGCGCCGCGGCCGCTGTGGTTGGCGGGCGAGAAGGGCGAGGCGGCTGCGCTGGTGCGCAAGAGTTATGCGGCGGCCGGCCAACCGGCCAAATTGGTGGAGTCTGCTGGCGAACCATCGAGTGCCGTTTTGGAAGCGGTCAATTGGCTGCTGAAAGAGTAG
- a CDS encoding DUF4147 domain-containing protein, with product MASHLRGDALQIWRAGVAGVDSARLVRDAVHAEGSCLNVGEETLDLRRVRRIAVVGAGKAGAGMAAGLLDALGPQMIAQKKVAGWINVPADCVRPLPPFVLHPARPAGVNEPTEAGVHGANQILDLVGSLTNDDLCLALISGGASALLPAPVDDISLADKLAVTRHLSAAGATINELNAVRKQISRIKGGGLARACRAGALISLIISDVPGDPLDVIASGPTVPDASTPQAALEVLQRFGARQAGISPRVFEYLRGKTQIAAPPPSCRVMNVVIGNNATAVDAAGREAERLGYSHVMASAPASEGAAEDVGRHLAGLALSMREGTGPDCLITGGEPVVKLPDAAERGLGGRNQQLALAALERLAPQGCTGITLVSGGTDGEDGPTDAAGAFIDAEVLSAARRQGLDISDYLRRCDAYHFFAATGGLIKTGPTHTNVCDLRVVVVGRR from the coding sequence ATGGCCAGCCACCTCCGCGGCGATGCACTGCAAATTTGGCGGGCCGGTGTGGCGGGCGTCGACTCGGCGCGATTGGTGCGAGACGCCGTTCATGCCGAAGGATCGTGTCTGAACGTCGGCGAGGAAACGCTCGACCTTCGTCGTGTCCGCCGCATTGCCGTCGTCGGGGCCGGCAAAGCGGGTGCGGGAATGGCCGCCGGATTGCTCGACGCACTCGGACCGCAAATGATCGCGCAGAAGAAAGTTGCGGGTTGGATCAACGTCCCGGCCGATTGCGTCCGACCGCTGCCGCCCTTCGTGCTGCACCCGGCACGTCCCGCGGGCGTCAACGAGCCGACCGAAGCGGGAGTGCATGGCGCGAACCAAATCCTCGATCTGGTCGGCTCGTTGACCAACGACGATCTTTGCCTGGCCTTGATTTCCGGCGGCGCCAGCGCTCTCTTGCCCGCACCCGTCGATGACATCTCTTTGGCCGACAAGCTCGCCGTGACGCGGCACCTCAGCGCCGCAGGAGCCACCATCAACGAGCTGAATGCCGTCCGTAAGCAGATCAGCCGCATCAAGGGTGGCGGACTTGCCCGTGCCTGCCGGGCCGGCGCGCTGATCAGCCTCATCATTTCCGACGTGCCGGGCGATCCGCTGGACGTGATCGCGTCTGGCCCGACCGTGCCCGATGCCAGCACGCCTCAAGCCGCGCTGGAGGTGCTCCAGCGGTTCGGCGCCCGGCAGGCCGGAATTTCGCCGCGCGTGTTTGAGTATCTCCGTGGCAAAACGCAAATCGCCGCGCCGCCGCCCTCGTGTCGCGTCATGAACGTGGTCATTGGCAACAACGCCACCGCCGTCGACGCGGCAGGTCGCGAGGCGGAGCGACTTGGTTATTCGCACGTCATGGCTTCGGCGCCGGCCAGCGAAGGAGCGGCTGAGGACGTGGGGCGGCACCTGGCCGGCTTGGCCCTGTCAATGCGGGAGGGCACCGGCCCCGACTGTCTGATCACGGGCGGCGAGCCGGTCGTCAAGTTGCCCGACGCGGCCGAGCGCGGTCTGGGAGGCCGCAACCAGCAGCTTGCCTTGGCGGCGCTGGAGCGGTTGGCCCCGCAGGGTTGCACGGGCATCACGCTCGTTTCCGGCGGCACCGACGGCGAGGATGGACCGACGGACGCGGCCGGAGCGTTCATCGACGCCGAGGTGCTCTCCGCTGCCCGGCGCCAGGGGCTCGACATTTCCGACTATCTCCGCCGGTGCGACGCTTATCACTTCTTCGCCGCCACGGGCGGTCTGATTAAAACCGGGCCGACGCACACGAATGTGTGCGATCTGCGTGTGGTGGTGGTCGGTCGCCGGTAG
- a CDS encoding fatty acid desaturase: MPQRVYCNSDANFSIREARSIVRDLFEPNPAIYWGDFLSSLALGAACFFASRRVTPYSPGQVLLALAACLAYYRAALFIHELTHLRKESFVAFRVAWNVLCGIPFFMPSFLYYTHLAHHARQHYGTPDDGEYLPLGIRPRGETLKYLLQPLVIPVLAVLRFVLFTPLTWVSPRLRRFVQQRASSMVMDPSYVRPLPKPVELRIWRLQEAGCFLYGLAAAILFAGGWLPVSLLAHAYVTAVVVLLLNHVRTLGAHRFRHQGEPLTFVEQLLDSVNYPRWPLTSELWAPVGLRFHALHHLFPSLPYHALPEAHRRLMRQLPGESPYRRTESRGLWASLRELWQAAGSSSPEAVSPHGGGTRTGRAAGGATMSGAA, encoded by the coding sequence ATGCCCCAACGGGTTTATTGCAACAGCGACGCCAACTTTTCGATTCGTGAAGCGCGATCGATCGTGCGCGATTTGTTCGAGCCGAATCCCGCCATATACTGGGGCGACTTTCTCTCGAGCCTGGCACTGGGCGCCGCATGTTTCTTTGCCTCGCGGCGGGTCACGCCTTATTCGCCCGGACAGGTTTTGCTCGCGCTGGCGGCCTGCTTGGCCTATTATCGCGCGGCGTTGTTCATTCACGAGTTGACGCACCTGCGGAAAGAATCGTTTGTGGCGTTCCGCGTTGCTTGGAACGTGCTCTGCGGCATTCCGTTTTTTATGCCCTCATTTCTCTACTACACGCACTTGGCCCATCACGCGCGCCAGCATTATGGAACGCCCGATGACGGCGAATACCTGCCGTTGGGCATCCGCCCCCGCGGCGAAACCCTGAAGTACCTTTTGCAGCCGCTCGTAATTCCTGTGCTGGCAGTGCTGCGGTTTGTGCTGTTCACGCCGTTGACCTGGGTCAGTCCGCGGCTGAGGCGTTTCGTGCAGCAGCGGGCATCCAGCATGGTAATGGATCCGAGCTATGTGCGTCCGCTGCCGAAGCCGGTTGAGCTGCGCATTTGGCGTCTCCAAGAGGCGGGCTGTTTTCTGTATGGCCTGGCAGCGGCGATCTTGTTCGCAGGTGGCTGGTTGCCGGTCAGCCTGCTCGCGCACGCCTATGTGACCGCGGTGGTCGTGCTGCTGTTGAATCACGTCCGCACGCTGGGAGCGCACCGCTTTCGCCATCAGGGCGAGCCATTGACGTTTGTCGAGCAACTGCTCGATTCCGTCAACTATCCGCGCTGGCCTTTGACCAGCGAGCTGTGGGCGCCGGTGGGCCTGCGGTTCCATGCGCTGCACCACCTGTTTCCCTCGCTTCCTTATCACGCCTTGCCCGAAGCGCATCGCCGGCTGATGCGGCAACTCCCCGGCGAGTCGCCCTATCGACGAACCGAAAGTCGCGGCCTGTGGGCCAGCCTGCGCGAGCTATGGCAGGCCGCGGGCAGCTCTTCCCCAGAAGCCGTATCGCCCCACGGCGGTGGCACGCGCACCGGCCGCGCTGCCGGCGGGGCCACGATGTCGGGCGCCGCATAA
- a CDS encoding HEAT repeat domain-containing protein, whose translation MKSVVQGRWCGAAVLVVLLAAGCQRGPRTMTGIEDAGKAAAAKPKAKVVGPAGREPGVAVRTVRAFREWGVRETAADALARIGDAAVPALLDTLADPDPDVRAQAAHALARMGQKAEPAVPALIHALDDPNQDVRQGAARALGQIGSGAEEAVPALIKAIKDPRNKSTPKAVEVETKVVE comes from the coding sequence ATGAAATCGGTGGTTCAAGGGCGATGGTGCGGCGCTGCGGTGTTGGTCGTTCTGCTTGCCGCCGGCTGCCAGCGCGGGCCGCGGACGATGACCGGCATCGAAGACGCGGGCAAAGCCGCCGCGGCCAAGCCGAAGGCCAAGGTGGTCGGTCCGGCGGGCCGCGAGCCGGGGGTCGCCGTGCGCACGGTGCGGGCCTTCCGCGAATGGGGCGTGCGCGAGACGGCCGCCGATGCCCTGGCGCGCATCGGCGATGCGGCCGTGCCCGCCTTGCTCGACACCTTGGCCGATCCCGATCCGGACGTCCGCGCGCAGGCGGCACACGCCTTGGCGCGGATGGGACAGAAAGCGGAGCCGGCCGTGCCCGCCTTGATCCATGCCCTGGACGATCCGAACCAGGACGTGCGACAGGGCGCCGCGCGGGCCCTCGGCCAGATTGGTTCGGGCGCCGAAGAAGCCGTGCCGGCCTTAATCAAGGCCATCAAAGATCCACGCAACAAATCGACGCCGAAAGCCGTCGAAGTCGAGACGAAGGTTGTTGAGTAG
- a CDS encoding DNA adenine methylase, whose amino-acid sequence MQLQQLPLFSEVPREVRPFRRQLLKWVGNKQRFAHEIVSYFPREFGTYYEPFLGSGAVLATLAPDSGTGSDAFRPLTEIWRALQNDPDQLKAWYTERRERLRRESKETVYEQVKASYNAQPNGGDLVFLCRACYGGVVRFRKADGYMSTPCGVHQPISAASFAKRADEWRQRCRGTQFVLADYAEVMDRARAGDLVYCDPPYVDSQGILYGAQSFSLAQLFEAIARCKSRGVFVALSIDGTKRSGDKICDVPLPHGLFATEAMVNCGRSMLRRFQLAGQTLESEVVADRLLLTYSVGS is encoded by the coding sequence ATGCAACTTCAACAATTACCGTTGTTTTCAGAGGTTCCGCGGGAGGTACGCCCATTTCGCCGCCAACTTCTGAAATGGGTGGGGAACAAACAGCGGTTCGCCCATGAGATTGTTTCGTACTTCCCGCGAGAATTCGGCACCTATTACGAGCCGTTCCTGGGCAGTGGGGCCGTGCTGGCCACGCTGGCCCCCGATTCAGGGACCGGCTCGGACGCGTTCAGGCCGCTGACGGAAATCTGGCGGGCGTTGCAAAACGACCCCGACCAACTCAAAGCGTGGTACACCGAACGTCGGGAACGTCTGCGACGCGAGTCGAAAGAAACCGTTTATGAGCAGGTTAAAGCGTCTTACAACGCGCAGCCGAACGGTGGTGACCTGGTTTTCCTCTGTCGCGCGTGCTACGGCGGAGTCGTGCGTTTCCGCAAGGCCGACGGATATATGTCGACGCCCTGCGGGGTCCATCAGCCAATCTCGGCCGCCTCGTTCGCGAAGCGCGCCGACGAATGGCGGCAGCGCTGCCGCGGAACGCAGTTCGTTCTGGCCGATTACGCCGAGGTCATGGACCGCGCAAGAGCAGGAGACTTAGTCTATTGCGATCCGCCGTACGTCGACAGTCAGGGCATCCTTTACGGCGCGCAGAGCTTCAGCCTGGCTCAACTTTTCGAGGCCATTGCCCGCTGCAAATCGCGAGGCGTGTTTGTGGCACTTTCCATCGACGGCACCAAGCGATCAGGAGACAAAATCTGCGATGTGCCTCTGCCGCACGGATTGTTCGCGACGGAAGCCATGGTGAACTGCGGCCGCTCGATGCTCCGTCGTTTTCAACTCGCCGGGCAAACACTGGAAAGCGAAGTTGTGGCGGACCGGCTGCTGCTGACGTATTCGGTCGGATCCTAG